DNA from Vicinamibacterales bacterium:
GCAACCCTCCGGTTAACAGCCGGATGCTCTGCCATTGAGCTACCGAGGAACAGATGGAAGAAATTCAGTTTAACACGTAGCCAAACGGCCCGCCAACGCCCGACCGCCCGGTACGTGGCATCAGGCCCGGCATAGACTGGAACCGCGCGATGGATCTGCAGCTCAGCGCCGTGCTCGGCACCGTCTTCGGCCTGCTCGCGGCGGCCTGCGCGTTCGCCATCTCCTACGCGGAATACAAACGGAACTGGTCGTTCCGCGGCAGCGCCACGAGGATGGCGCTCCGCTCGGCCGCGGTGACGTTCGCGTTCTTCCTGCTCGCCGCCATCGCGCTCGGCGTCGTCTTTCGCCTGGTCGCGATCTGACGGCGGCGCGTCAGGACGCTTCGGCGGCGGTCTGTGCCCGGCTGTGGCCCGCAACCGTCGCGAGATCCTGCGCGAAGCCCGAGCCCTTGCGCGCGTCGATCAGCACGGAGAGCTCGTCCTCGATCAGCGACGCGGCGTCGGTCCCCTCGAGCGCGGTGCGGCTGCCGTAGATGCTGCGGGCAAAATCGAGGTTGCCGGCCAGCCGCTTCTGCAGCTCGGCGCCGCCGATCCCGGCGGCGACGTCGGCCTCGTACATCTGCTCCATCTCGTGGAGCAGCGACGCCGCGTACTTCTGCAGCTCGGCGAGCGCCTTCAGCTCGTTGGTCAGCCGCATCAGCAGCGCGACCGCGTAATGCTGCACCGTTTCGGCGTAGCGGGCGCGCATCTCCTCCGCCGCCGCGCCGCGCTCGGCCGGCGGCGCGCCGGAATCGTCGGCATAGACAATCGCCAGGGTGTCGCCGGCGACGACGATCGGCAGCGCCAGCGCGCAGGCGGGCGTGCCGTTGAACGGCGTACGGCTCTTCTTCAGCTCCTCGCCGGCCAGCCGCTCGATCTGCCCTGAGCTCGCGGCGCGCGACGGCAGCGAATCCATCCCGAGCGGCAGCACCAGCTTGCTGACGTCGGTCTTGAGGTCGAAGCCGATCTGGTGCTCGCCCTGCAGGTGCCCCTTCCTGACCCGGAACAGGGCGACGCGCGGGAACTGTGCCGCCATCTGCTCGACGAGCGTCGTCAGCACCTCGCCAATCGTCTCGGCGGTGGCCAGCGACTGGAAACCGGCCAGCAGCTCCTCGAGGACGACCGCAGCCGTCGGCCCTTTCGGCGCGGCGGCCGCGCCGCTCTGCAGCTTCGTCTCGAGCGCCTGAATACGACGCTCGCGCTCCTGCTGCGCCTGCTCGAGCGTCTTCACCTTGGCGGCCCCCTTGGCCAGGAGATCGGTCACCGCCGTGAGCTTGGCCTCGGACGCCTGAGTCTGACTGTGCGCCGCCGCCGCCGCTTCCTCGGAGGCCATCCGCTCGGTAGCGGCCTGGTCGAGCGTCTGCATCGCGCTGGCGAGCTCGGCTCGCAGCGATTCGACCGCTTCGCGCGCGCCGCGCAGCTCCGCCTCCGCAGCCTTGCGCGCCGCAGCCTGCGCGTCACGGGCGGCACTCAGGTCCGTCCGCGCCCCCTCCAGCCGCTCGGCAGTCACCCGCGCCTCGTCGAGCTGTCGCGACGCCGCATCGATCCGCTCGGTAGCCGATCGAAGCTCCTGCTGCAGCCGCTCGCCGTGGGCCTGAGCGCCCTCCAACAACTCGGCGATCGCGGCCTTGTCGACCGACGCCGCCTCGATCTGCGCGCGGAGGCCGTCGGCGACTTTCTGGGCCTCGTCGCTGACCTGACGGGCCGCGTGCTCCGCGGCCGCTCTCGCGGCCTCGGTAAGACGGGAGGCGAGGTCCGAGGTTTCTTTCGCTGCGTAGTCGCGAAACTCCATATGCGCTGCTTTCCGGAAAAAGAGCCGTGTGGGATTGCAAGGCATGGACCGCCATGCCGGGTCCAAATTCCGGCATTTTCGAGACCAGGACTGGCTCCTCACCCACGAAAACGGGAGGCTCGCCACGATCGTGTAATCGCCGGCCCGCACCCGCCGTGCGGGCCACCCGTTTCGTTCCCGGCCAACGGCACGTTTCGTCGGCGACTGACGTCTTGAGGACCCGTCCCAGCCGCCAACGCCATCAGCAGGGTCATCGCGCCCCGCGCGCGGCGTTCAAGGGGCCCCCGCGTGGTCGCAAGCGGGACGCCGGCACTGCGTAGCCATGAGGCTGAGTCGGCCAGAGAGTCCGTACGGGTAATATTGGCGCATGAGAGGATTCATCGCCGGTATCGTTCTCACGCTCCTCGTGCTGGTCTGCACGGTTTTTGCCGTCTCGCACTTCGGGCTCTATCCGATCGGCGCCGACAACCCGCCCAGCGGGCTCGAACGATCGCTCGCCATGCGCGCCATGGACACCTACGCCGACAAACACAAACCCGACGCACAGAACCCGACACAAGTCACCGCGGAGAACCTGATCGACGGCGCGAAAGAATACGAAGAGCACTGCGCGTTCTGCCATGGCGGCGCCAAGGCGAAGAGCAGCCCGATGGAGCACAAGTTCAACCCGCCGGTGCCGCAACTCGTCAACCGCGTTCCCCATGATCCGGACAACTGGCTGTTCTGGGTGACGAAGCACGGCGTGCGCATGACCGGGATGCCGGCGTGGGACGGCATCATGTCGGACGAGGAGATCTGGAAGATCGTCGCGTTCATCAAGAACAGCGACAAGCTTCCCCCCGAGGCGGCCGCGGCGTGGCAGAAGCTGGCGTCGACGCCGACCGAAATCGACGAGCACACGCCCGAGCAGCACGAGCACGCACACGGCGGTGACGATCACGGCGGGAAGCACTAGACAGCGCCCCTGCTACAGATCCTGTCGCGCGAAGCGCCACGAAGCGATGACGGCGAGCCCCGCGATCCACGCGAGTGCGAGCGCCACGGTTGGCGCAAGGGCAGGGGCCGCGGTACGCATGCCGACGTATCCGAAGAGGGGATTGGGCACCAGGCTGGCGAAGGCGTGCGACGGCAGCCAGCGCGCGGCGGCGGGCGGCAGCACGAGCACACGCGCCAGCGGCTCGGCCACCAGGGTGTAGCCGATGAACGCCACCACCGCGGCGCCGGATCGCCGCGCGATCGTCGCGATCAGAAAGGCGAGAACCAGGTAGCCGAGCACGTGCAGCAGATAGAGCGGAACCGCCAGGAATCCCGTAAACCTCGCTACGCCGGGCGCGATTCCACCGGCGATACCAAACCCCGCGGCAAGCACCGCCACCAGCACGGTGGACGCCAGCGACGCGACCAGCAGGAGCGCCAGCTTCCCCACGATGTATTCGGTGCGCGTCAACCCGTCGAGCACATTCTGCCGGTTCGTGCGCCACTGGTATTCCTGCGCGATTGACTGCAGGACGACCACGTACATCAGATAGTCGATCCACCCGGCGACGTAGGCGGCGTTGGCCCAGACGTCGGGAAACGCGAGGAGATTGCCGCCTGCCGATCCGCTGGGCGCCTCGAGGTGAAGCGTCTGCAGTCCCGCCATGGCGGCCGGCAGCAGCCCGGCGTAGACCATCGCCGACACCCCGAGCTCGCGTGACGCCAGCTTCACCAGCTCGATCTCAAGCAGGCGGCGCATGGTCCGAGACGATATCCAGGAACGCTGCCTCGAGCGTGCGCCCGCCGCGCACGACACGATCGAGATCGCCCGAGGCCAGCAGCTGCCCCTCCTTGAGCACCGCGACATGGGTGCACACCTTCTGCACCTCGGCGAGCAGGTGGCTGGCGAGGATAACGGTAATGCCGCGCGCCGCTCTCTGGCGGATCGCGTCGCGCACCTCGGCGATTCCCTCAGGATCGAGCCCGTTGGCGGGTTCGTCGAGCACGATGACGTCGGGATCCCCGAGAAACGCCGCGGCGATCGCCAGGCGCTGGCGCATGCCGAGCGAGTAGGTGTGCACGAGTGCGTGCCGGCGCGCGAACAGGCCGGCGTCCAGCAGCGCGCGCTCGATCGAGCCCTCGCCGCAGCGCCGGATGCGCGCCACGATCGTCAGGTTCTGAAGACCCGTCAGCGCTGGATAGAGCGCCGGTGCCTCGAGCAGCGCTCCCAGCCGCGCCGGGGCGCGCCGCGGCTCGCGGCCGTCGAACCAGACGTAGTGGCCCTCGTCGGCGCGGGTTGCCCCGAGCACGATCCCAATCGTCGTGGACTTGCCGCTGCCGTTCGGCCCGAGAATGCCGAAGACGCTGCCACGCGGCACCGCGAGATCGAGCGGCCCGAGCGCGACGACCCGCCCATACCGCTTCACGAGGCCGGTTGCCTCCAGGACGTTCACCTCGCCATCTCGTCGGCGAACTGCTGCGGCGTCGTTCGATCGACCGTGACTCTGGCCAGGTCGATCCGCGATTGCGCCGCGCCGATCCATTGGTCGATACGGTGCGGCACCATGATGCCGGCCACCGGCCGGTAGTCGCCAAGCATCGAGATCCAGGTCGAGGAGGTGCCGGCCGAGGCGCCGCCGACCTGACGAATGGGCGTCACGACGGCCAGCGGGCGGGACGTCGCGGGATCGAGGACCAGCTCCGCCTGGAGCCGATCCTCCACGCGACGAAACAGCACCGTCCGCCCGCGCACGATTCCGAAATCGCGCACCCCCTCGTCGTCTTGCACCGTACCCGGCACCCCGGCAAAGAACAGGGCCGTCAGGCGGACGAGATGCGATTGCATCCCGCGGGCCGCGGTGTCGAGGCTCGCGGGGTCGTTCAGCATCCGCTCGACGGCCGCGCCGCCAAAGCGATCGCCATCGGTCAGGTGGCGCGAGTACGCGGAGCCCACGAGCAGATGGACGACCGGTCCGGTCTGCAGCCGCAGGCTCGCCGGCAGCCGCAATGCGACGAGGTATGGATTCGTGCGCGCGACGGTATCGCGCAGCAACGTCTCGACGCCTGAGACCTCGATGGACGACACCGTGTCGATCGCGCGACCGGCATTCAGACGCGCCCGCGCCTCCGCGAGGAGCGCGCTCACCGACGAGGTCGCGGCGATCGCCAGCACCTCGTCTTCCTGACGGGGCGCCAGGCGTCCAGCCCAGGTGCGCATCACCCGCGCGGACGTGTCCAGCGCGACGATCGAGGGGGTGCCGGGGAGATCGGGCGGCCGCGCGAGCGACACGATCCGCGCGCGCGACACGCCGCCGCTCTCGAGATAGACGCGAAGATCCGCTTCGGGCTCGAGGCCCACGAACAGGACCTCGGTGCCGGCCCTCGACGCGGTGTCCGCGAGACGTTTGTAGAACGGCAGACTCTCCGTGCACGAACGACACTGCGGGCTCACCAGGACGCCAAGCCGCGGCCGGCCGAGGCGGCCCGCTGGAAGGGGGAACGGATCGCGCGAGCCTTCGACGAGCACGTGCTCGCGTGCGACCGGAACCGCGGCGGCGGACCAGTGACGGAACACCGCGACGCTCGACAGCACGACACAGCACGCCGTGAACAGCACGTTCACCAGCCGGTCGATCATTACTGCATCGCCCCGAGCTGACAGCCGCCCAGTGTGCAGATGTCGCTGGCCGAGTCGTACCCGCACGAGTCGGCGGGGTGGCCGGTGGCGAAGATGCAGCTCCAGTCGTCGTAGATACAGATAGAGAAACAACCCCATTCGCTGGCGGCACTCGGCCGCGAACTGACGACCAGCGCCAGCAGCGTCAACACCGCGAGTTGGAACGCTCGGACATATACACGCTTCATCGCTCGCCTCCTCGAATGCGCGACTGCACTGCGACAGCTGTGCCGCGTGACGCGGACCACGATTTCAACGAGTTAGCGGCAGAACACACGCCGCGCAAGGGCACTCGCTACACGATTTCTCGCAGGATGAGTCGGGAGTTCCCGGGCGGAACGTGAATTGCGACCGATTCGCCGTGGAGGAGAACGCATGAATGCGATCACGCAGATCACCGACTCGCCCGTTCTCGATCGCGTCGCGGATCCGCTGAGCCAGGCGGTGCGCGGCGCCTACCGGCTGGGCGGCTCAGCAGGCGAGGAGCTGAAGAATGCCACGCACGGTGTGTGGCTCGGTCACCCGCTCCATCCGGTGTTCACCGATGTTCCCATCGGCGCCTGGACGACGGCGCTGGCGCTCGATACGGCGGCGGACGGCGATGCTGGGATGGAGCGCGCCGCGACGTTTGCGATTGGCGTCGGGCTCGCCGGGGCGCTCGGCGCGGCCGTCACCGGGCTGACCGACTGGAGCGAGACCCGGGGCGCCTCGCGGCGGATGGGACTCGTGCACGGCCTGCTCAACCTCGCCGCGACCGCGTTGATGGCAGCGGCCTTCGTCCAGCGGCGCCGCCGAGCGCCGATCGGGGGCGGCGGGGGACGCGCCTGCGCGTGGACCGGATACGCGGTCGCTGCCGGCTCCGCGTATCTCGGCGGCACCCTCGTGTACGACAACCGCGTGGGCGTGACGCACGCCGTGGAAGACCCGCCGGACGGGTTCGTCGCGGTGGCTGATAGCGAATCGCTCGGCGAGAACGCGATGACGTGCGTTCATGCCGGCGACGCTCACGTGCTGCTCGTTCGTCAGCATGGGCGGCTGCACGCGCTCGCGCACAGCTGCGCGCACCTTGGCGGACCGCTCTCCGAAGGCACGTTGAAAGACGGCTCGGTCGTGTGTCCGTGGCATGGCTCGGAGTTCCGCCTGGAGGACGGGGCTGTGATCGACGGCCCGTCGACGCACGATCAGCCGCGCTTCGACGTGCGCGAGCGCGAAGGGCAGATCGAGGTCAAGGCGGCGCGAGGCGACTGATCCGCCGGCTACCGTTCCGGCGCTGTCGTCGGAGGCAGTCCGAACGCGATGATCGAGGAACTCGCCGCCACGGCGACGTACTGGTGGCCGTCGAAGGCGTAGGTCATCGGTGACGCCTTCCAGCCGGCGTTGGCCGCGAAGCTCCACAGGCGCCGGCCCGTCGCCGCGTCGACTGCGACGAACGATCCGCTGTCGTCGCCGGTGAACACCAGGCCGCTGGCGGTCGCGAGCGTGCCGCCCCAGGTCGTCGCGGGCCCTGTCTGCGGCATCTCCCAGCTGATGGCGCCGGTCTGCACATCGATCGCCTTCAGCACCCGCTGCGGCACCGGATCCGCCGCCGTCTTCTGCGAGCCGCCGAGGTATGGCTTGCCCGTTTCCCAGACGGCGCCGTCGCTCTTCGTATAGATGCTGCACTTCTCGAACGTCTGCAGGTAGAAGAGGCCGGTCGCGGGGCTGTACGAGGGTGAAAACCAGTTCGTGGCGCCGTCCTGCGACGGGCATACCTTCGTGCCGGCCGGCGTCGGATCCTGGTTCGGCAGGCGAATCGGCTTGCCGTCGGCACCAATTCCGCGTGCCCAGGTCAGGTTGCGCACGAAGGCCGTGGCGCGCAGCAGCGTGCCGTTGGTGCGATCGAACACGTAGAAGAAGCCGTTGCGATTGGCGTGCAGCATCAGCCGGCGCGGGCGGCCCTGCCACGCCGTGTCGACGAGCACCGAGGTCTGCGTCGCGTCCCAGTCCCACAAATCGTGCGGCGTGAACTGGTAGTACCACCGCAGGGCCCCGGTAGCGCGTTCGAGCGCGAGGATGCAGTTCGCGTACAGGTTGTCGCCCTGACGATCGTCGCCGTTGTATTCCTGGCTCGGGTTGCCGACCGGCCAGTAGACGAGGTCGAGTTCGGGATCGTAGCTGCCGGTGAACCATGTAGGCGCGCCACGGTGGTCCGGCGGACCGCTCCCTTTCCAGGTATCGGACCCGGGCTCCCCTTGTCTGGGAACCGTCCAGAAGCGCCACACCTCTTTGCCGGTCGCCTGGTCGAGCGCCGTGACGAATCCGTTGGCGCCCTGTTCGCCGCCCCCGACACCGGTGATCAGCAGACTGCCGGCGGCCAGCGGAGCCGACGAGGCGAAGTAGTTCTCGCGCCAGTCCGCCAGCGGCGTGTCCCACAGCTGCGTGCCCGTCCAGCGGTTCAGTGCCAGGACGTGCGCGGCGTCGGACACCACGAACAGGCGGTCGCCCGCGACGGCAACGCCGCGGTTGGCCCAGGCCGCGGCGCCGGCGGTGCGCGGACGCCGGAAGTGCCAGATCTGGCGCCCGCTGCCGGCGTCGAGCGCATAAACCTCGTTCACCGCCGTCACGTACATGATGCCGTCCAGGACGACCGGGGTGACTTGCAGGCTGCCGGTGTCGGGCAGCGTGAACGTCCACTTCGGAGTCAGGCGCGAGACCGTCGTCTTGTCGATCTCCGCGAGCGTCGTGTAACGGTTGCCGCGCGGATCGCCGTTGTAGGTCGGCCACGGCGTGTCGGAGGTCACCTCGCGGATCCGATCCGCCGACTTGCGCAGCAGCCGCACGCGTCCCTCGGCGGTACGGACCTGCAGATCGTCGACGCCTTCGCCGAGCACGACTCCCTCGATCGTCGTGCCGTCGACGGTGTGAAAGACGCGGGGCGGCGCCTCGGGATCGGCGTCGCGCTGGATGCTCCGCAGGAACGCGATCAGCGCCGCGGCGTCAGCGTCGGAGAGCAGGTTCGGCGGCATGCCGCGCGGCGGGATGCCGTCGTGGATCAACGCGGCGAGCTGTGCGTCCGTGCGGGTCTTCAGCCGCTGCACGATTGCCGGGCCCATTTCGGTGCCGGTCCCATCGGCAGCGTGGCAGCGGCCGCAGCGGGTTTCGAAAGTTCGGCGGCCGGCGTCACCGTCCTGGGCCTCGATTCCGCCGACCAGGCCGGCAGTGACGGTCAGCGGCAGAAGGGCGGCAGCGAGAACACGCACGCGCATGCCGCGTCAGAATACACTCCCGTCGTGTCGATCCGGGCGGCATCCGTTCGACCATCTGGCAGGCGTGCGGTCGCGCCGGCTGCCGGCAAGGAGAGTCGATGAGTCAGTATCTGCTCAGCATCTGCTATTCGACGGGTGCGCCCAGGCCGTCCGCCGCGGCGATGGCGGCGATCATGAAGGAGGTCGAGGCGATCCGGCGGGAGATGCAGGCGGCGGGCGCGTGGGTGTTCGCGGCGGGGCTCCAGGGCTCCGACACCGCCACCGTGGTTCGAATCGAGGAGGGAAGGGCCCTCGTCACCGACGGGCCCTTCATCGAATCGAAGGAACAGATCGGCGGCATCTGTGTCATCGACGCCGCCGATCCCGACGCCGCCCTCGCCTGGGGCATGAAGTTGTCGCGAGCCGTGACGACGCCGGTCGAGGTGCGCCCGCTGACTCCCCAAGACTGACGCCCGGCTCCTTCGGTTCCTTCGCCCCTTCGCCTTCCTTCGTGCCCTTGGTTTTATTGCTTAATGAACTCGACGCGCCGGTTATTGGCCTTGCCTTCCGGCGTGTCGTTCGATTCGATCGGCTTGGTCGCGCCGTAGCCCTTGGTCGTCAGGCGTGCCGCGTCCACGCCCTGCGCCACGAGCGCAGTCTTGACCGCGTCGGCGCGTGACTGCGAGAGACTCAGGTTCTTGGCCGCGTCGCCCGTGTTGTCGGTGTGTCCACCGATCTCGAGCTTCAGCCCTGGGGTGGCCTGCATCATTTTCACGATCTGTCCGAGCGTGCCCTGCGATTCTGGGCGCAGCGTGGCTTTGCTGACGTCGAAGTTGATGCCGTGCGTGACGAGCCGGCCGTCCTTTGTCAACGCGTCGATCATGTTCATGCCGCCGCCGGTGGCGATGCGGACGTTCTTGATCACGATCGGGTTGTCGGAATCGCCGATGCCGCCGAACCCCAGCGTGTCGGCCTTGAATTCGCCCATGTCCGGTACGACCAGCACGCGGTACTGGTCCTGGTAGAGCTTCATCTGGTTGCCCTTCACCGCGATGGCGACGTGATGCCACTTGTTGGTGTAGGTCTCCGACGAGCCCCCCTTGTAGGTCGCGCTGACGTCGTGTTCGATGCCGTCGAGCGAGGCGTCGTAGCCGACCGTGACGTTGGCGTCCGTGTCATCGCCCCCCCTCTTGCCGTGCAGGAACACGATGGTCCTCTCGAAGCCTCCCGCCTTGGGGTAGAAGTCGAACTCGATCGTGTAGGTGTCGGTCAGATAGCTGTTGCCCTTGACGCGGGGCGAGACCTTCGCGTAGTTGCCCTCGGTCAGCAGGAACGCCGGATCCCCCTGGAGCTTGTTGACGACGGCCTGTCCGGCTTCGAGTTTCCAGTGCGCCGGGAACTCGCCGTCCTGATCCGTGCGGAAGTCGTCCTCGAAGACCACCTTGTCGCCGGGCACGAAATCGTAGTTCTGATACGCCTTGAAATCCTGCAGTCCGACGAGAAGAAAAATGGCAAATAACGTCAGCGTTTGCATGGCGTCAAGAATATCGCAGGTCTGCTACAGTGCCGCCGCATGAAGATCCTCCTCTGCGGATTCGCGATCGCCGTGCTGGCGCAGGCGGCACAGACGGGGGCGCCCGGCGCGCCGGTTCGCACGGCCGACAAGACCGGCCACGTCTCCAACTACGACGAGGCGAAGGTCGGCACCTATACGCTTCCCGATCCGCTGACGCTCGCCAACGGCACGCCGGTCGGGGACGCGGCGGCATGGACGTCACGGCGCCGGCCGGAGCTGATCGCAATCTACGAGCGTGACATCTGGGGGCGGATTCCCTCGACGGCGCCGCCGGTGCGGTGGACGGCGTCGCCGGTGGAAACGGCCGGCGGGGCCATCGTCAAGCGCAGCGTCGGCACGGTCGGCTCCGGGACGCGTGCGCCAAGGATTGCCTTGAAGGTCGTGCTGCC
Protein-coding regions in this window:
- a CDS encoding cytochrome c, with product MRGFIAGIVLTLLVLVCTVFAVSHFGLYPIGADNPPSGLERSLAMRAMDTYADKHKPDAQNPTQVTAENLIDGAKEYEEHCAFCHGGAKAKSSPMEHKFNPPVPQLVNRVPHDPDNWLFWVTKHGVRMTGMPAWDGIMSDEEIWKIVAFIKNSDKLPPEAAAAWQKLASTPTEIDEHTPEQHEHAHGGDDHGGKH
- a CDS encoding PQQ-binding-like beta-propeller repeat protein, coding for MRVRVLAAALLPLTVTAGLVGGIEAQDGDAGRRTFETRCGRCHAADGTGTEMGPAIVQRLKTRTDAQLAALIHDGIPPRGMPPNLLSDADAAALIAFLRSIQRDADPEAPPRVFHTVDGTTIEGVVLGEGVDDLQVRTAEGRVRLLRKSADRIREVTSDTPWPTYNGDPRGNRYTTLAEIDKTTVSRLTPKWTFTLPDTGSLQVTPVVLDGIMYVTAVNEVYALDAGSGRQIWHFRRPRTAGAAAWANRGVAVAGDRLFVVSDAAHVLALNRWTGTQLWDTPLADWRENYFASSAPLAAGSLLITGVGGGEQGANGFVTALDQATGKEVWRFWTVPRQGEPGSDTWKGSGPPDHRGAPTWFTGSYDPELDLVYWPVGNPSQEYNGDDRQGDNLYANCILALERATGALRWYYQFTPHDLWDWDATQTSVLVDTAWQGRPRRLMLHANRNGFFYVFDRTNGTLLRATAFVRNLTWARGIGADGKPIRLPNQDPTPAGTKVCPSQDGATNWFSPSYSPATGLFYLQTFEKCSIYTKSDGAVWETGKPYLGGSQKTAADPVPQRVLKAIDVQTGAISWEMPQTGPATTWGGTLATASGLVFTGDDSGSFVAVDAATGRRLWSFAANAGWKASPMTYAFDGHQYVAVAASSSIIAFGLPPTTAPER
- a CDS encoding ABC transporter permease subunit, with amino-acid sequence MRRLLEIELVKLASRELGVSAMVYAGLLPAAMAGLQTLHLEAPSGSAGGNLLAFPDVWANAAYVAGWIDYLMYVVVLQSIAQEYQWRTNRQNVLDGLTRTEYIVGKLALLLVASLASTVLVAVLAAGFGIAGGIAPGVARFTGFLAVPLYLLHVLGYLVLAFLIATIARRSGAAVVAFIGYTLVAEPLARVLVLPPAAARWLPSHAFASLVPNPLFGYVGMRTAAPALAPTVALALAWIAGLAVIASWRFARQDL
- a CDS encoding YciI family protein, whose translation is MSQYLLSICYSTGAPRPSAAAMAAIMKEVEAIRREMQAAGAWVFAAGLQGSDTATVVRIEEGRALVTDGPFIESKEQIGGICVIDAADPDAALAWGMKLSRAVTTPVEVRPLTPQD
- a CDS encoding Rieske 2Fe-2S domain-containing protein, with product MNAITQITDSPVLDRVADPLSQAVRGAYRLGGSAGEELKNATHGVWLGHPLHPVFTDVPIGAWTTALALDTAADGDAGMERAATFAIGVGLAGALGAAVTGLTDWSETRGASRRMGLVHGLLNLAATALMAAAFVQRRRRAPIGGGGGRACAWTGYAVAAGSAYLGGTLVYDNRVGVTHAVEDPPDGFVAVADSESLGENAMTCVHAGDAHVLLVRQHGRLHALAHSCAHLGGPLSEGTLKDGSVVCPWHGSEFRLEDGAVIDGPSTHDQPRFDVREREGQIEVKAARGD
- a CDS encoding ATP-binding cassette domain-containing protein codes for the protein MNVLEATGLVKRYGRVVALGPLDLAVPRGSVFGILGPNGSGKSTTIGIVLGATRADEGHYVWFDGREPRRAPARLGALLEAPALYPALTGLQNLTIVARIRRCGEGSIERALLDAGLFARRHALVHTYSLGMRQRLAIAAAFLGDPDVIVLDEPANGLDPEGIAEVRDAIRQRAARGITVILASHLLAEVQKVCTHVAVLKEGQLLASGDLDRVVRGGRTLEAAFLDIVSDHAPPA
- a CDS encoding OmpA family protein → MQTLTLFAIFLLVGLQDFKAYQNYDFVPGDKVVFEDDFRTDQDGEFPAHWKLEAGQAVVNKLQGDPAFLLTEGNYAKVSPRVKGNSYLTDTYTIEFDFYPKAGGFERTIVFLHGKRGGDDTDANVTVGYDASLDGIEHDVSATYKGGSSETYTNKWHHVAIAVKGNQMKLYQDQYRVLVVPDMGEFKADTLGFGGIGDSDNPIVIKNVRIATGGGMNMIDALTKDGRLVTHGINFDVSKATLRPESQGTLGQIVKMMQATPGLKLEIGGHTDNTGDAAKNLSLSQSRADAVKTALVAQGVDAARLTTKGYGATKPIESNDTPEGKANNRRVEFIKQ